GAGGCCGGTCGGATACCGGTGTTGTATCTGGCCGGTCTCCGCGTGCGGCCGGGCGTCGTCTGGGCCCGGCGGAGTGCCGCACTGATCCACGAGAGACCCCCTAAGAGCAGCAGCGGAGGGAGGCGCACGTGGGAGCGGGGCACGACCACGACTTCGGCACGCGCGACGCGGCCGCCCAGCACCGCGGGCGGCTGTGGGCCGCGTTCGCCCTGCTCGCCGTCTTCATGGTGATCGAGGCGGTCACCGCCTTCGCGACCGGATCGCTGGCCCTGCTCTCCGACGCCGGCCACATGTTCACCGACGTTCTCGGCATCGGCATGGCACTGGCTGCCATCACCGCGGCCCGGCGCGCGGCCAGCGACCCGCAACGGACCTTCGGCCTCTACCGGCTGGAGGTGCTGGCCGCCCTGGCCAACGCCGTGCTGCTGTTCGGCGTCGCACTCTACGTGCTGGTCGCGGCCGTCCGGAGGTTCGGTGACGCGCCCGAAGTGAGCACCGGGCCGATGCTGGTGGTCGCCGGCCTGGGCCTGGTCGCCAACATCATCGCCTTCGTGCTGCTCCGCAAGGGCGCCAAGGACAGCATCAACGTGCGCGGTGCCTACCTGGAGGTGCTCGGCGACCTGGTGGGCTCGGTCGGCGTGCTGGGCGCCGCGGCGATCATCGCCGGCACCGGCTGGTTCATCGTCGACCCGCTGGTGGCCGTCGCGGTCGGCCTGTTCATCCTGCCGCGCACTTGGAAGCTCGGCCGCGAGGCGGTGCGGATCCTGGTGCAGGCCGCGCCCGAGCACCTCGACGTCGCGGCGATGCGCACCTCGCTGGGTGCCGTGCCGGGCGTGTGCGACGTGCACGACCTGCACGTCTGGACGCTGACCTCGGGCATGGAGGTGGCGTCGGCCCACCTCAGCATCCTGGGCGACGCGGAGGTCGGCGCGGTGCTGACCGCCGCCCGGGAGACGCTGCACGACGGCTTCGGCATCGAGCACGCGACCCTCCAGGTGGAGCCGGTCGCGTCGACGGGCGACTGCCGTACCGCCAGTTGGTGACCCTTTGTATTTAGCGCGGCCTTAACTTTCGTGACCTTCAGCGGGCATTTGCCCGGATAAATCCGGGCAAGCTCCGCCTATCCGCATTTAGCGGCCCTCGCGCAGCGTAGGCAGTCCTCGGTACCCTCCAAATCGATCTTCGCTGGACCGCCTCCCCCGGTCCCCGCGGAGGTCGCCGCCTGATCGTCACGGCGAGCCGCTGACGGAAGGACATGCCGACGATGATCGATCCTCCGCACCACCGACGACGATGGACCCGCCTCGCCACCGTGCTGCTGTTCGGCCTCGCCCTCGGCCTGGTCGGCCCGGCGACACCGGCCCTGGCCGACCCCGACGGCGGCGAGGGCGCCTCGGCCGAACTCCGCGACCAACTCGACAAGGCCAGCCGGGGCTATCTCGACGCCCAGGCCGCGCTGCGGACGTCGCAGGGCGAGCAGCGGACGCAGGAAGACGCACTGCGGCTCATCGAGACAGACCTGACCACGCACACCGAGGCGCTGGCCGACATCGGCCGGTCCGCCTACCGCACCGGCCGGCTCAGCCCGATGGCCGCACTGCTCAACAGCGACTCGCCGGAACGCTTCCTCGAGCGGGCCAACGCCCTCGGCATGGTCGCCGCCAACGAGCAGCGCGAGGTGCACGCCCTGGAAGACGCCAAGGAACGCGCCGCCCGCGCGACGGCGGCGATCAACCAGGAGGTACGCGAGCAGCAGCGCCAGGTCGCCATCATGAAGGCCCGCAAGGACCAGGCCGAGCGGGCGCTGGACGTGGCCGCCCGCCAGCAGAAGGCGGCCTCGGCGAAGGCGTCGCAGTCCGGCGGCAGCGGCAGCAACACCGGCGGCTCCGGCGGGGCCACCGCCACGCCGGCCAAGCGCAACAGCGACGGCAGTTGGCCGACCGAGTCGTGCAGCATCAACGACCCGACGCCGGCCACCGGCTGCATCACCCCGCGCACGCTGCACGCGTTGCAACAGGCCAAGAAGGCCGGCTTCACACACTATGTGTCGTGTCACCGCAACGGCGGCTCTGGTGAGCATCCCAAGGGCCGGGCGTGTGACTTCGCGGCCGCGAAGGGCGGCTTCGAGGGCGACGCGACCGGTGCCGAGAAGACCTACGGCACCAACCTGGCCAACTATTTCATCCGCAACTCAGACCGGCTGGCCGTGCTCTACGTCATCTGGTACCGGCAGATCTGGTTGCCCAGCAGCGGTTGGAAGTCCTACAGCGGGGCCTGCGGAGACCCGTCCTGCGACCACACCAACCACGTGCACCTGAGCGTCTACTGAGGGTCCCGAAAAAAAGCATCCGGGGGTACGCCGCGCGGCGTACCCCCGGATGTTTCAGCTTTCC
This genomic interval from Asanoa ferruginea contains the following:
- a CDS encoding cation diffusion facilitator family transporter, encoding MGAGHDHDFGTRDAAAQHRGRLWAAFALLAVFMVIEAVTAFATGSLALLSDAGHMFTDVLGIGMALAAITAARRAASDPQRTFGLYRLEVLAALANAVLLFGVALYVLVAAVRRFGDAPEVSTGPMLVVAGLGLVANIIAFVLLRKGAKDSINVRGAYLEVLGDLVGSVGVLGAAAIIAGTGWFIVDPLVAVAVGLFILPRTWKLGREAVRILVQAAPEHLDVAAMRTSLGAVPGVCDVHDLHVWTLTSGMEVASAHLSILGDAEVGAVLTAARETLHDGFGIEHATLQVEPVASTGDCRTASW
- a CDS encoding coiled-coil domain-containing protein; translation: MIDPPHHRRRWTRLATVLLFGLALGLVGPATPALADPDGGEGASAELRDQLDKASRGYLDAQAALRTSQGEQRTQEDALRLIETDLTTHTEALADIGRSAYRTGRLSPMAALLNSDSPERFLERANALGMVAANEQREVHALEDAKERAARATAAINQEVREQQRQVAIMKARKDQAERALDVAARQQKAASAKASQSGGSGSNTGGSGGATATPAKRNSDGSWPTESCSINDPTPATGCITPRTLHALQQAKKAGFTHYVSCHRNGGSGEHPKGRACDFAAAKGGFEGDATGAEKTYGTNLANYFIRNSDRLAVLYVIWYRQIWLPSSGWKSYSGACGDPSCDHTNHVHLSVY